One window of Streptomyces sp. NBC_00273 genomic DNA carries:
- a CDS encoding PIN domain-containing protein, with product MVVTPIPGAHRDNVWKTLRSLHLAAENLEGKNFPSAYPRLLAYLEWANEAVRMLTSQVTSRDIDNLIRTRMHQSLLDGVGHLAGSEQGRLVNGLVSLELRQRVNAFSEAVEAFQAQMRRWPEFVVVAVLDTSFFIEHEVKLEEADFAKLLGVEGRLPVAVVVPMVVVDELDKLKESRNQRTRWRAGYSLAVLDRLLTEKVSLGPSKVEVLTDTPGHVRLPEADDEIVDRALAVYAMAAGDVQLVTYDTGMAMRAKMLNLPVLKLRNDAGTGIEPDRK from the coding sequence ATGGTCGTAACCCCCATACCCGGTGCACACCGGGACAACGTCTGGAAGACCTTGCGGTCCCTCCACCTCGCAGCGGAGAACCTGGAGGGAAAGAACTTTCCCTCCGCGTACCCACGACTCCTCGCCTACTTGGAATGGGCGAACGAGGCCGTCCGTATGCTCACTTCCCAGGTCACCAGCCGCGACATCGACAACCTGATCCGCACGCGGATGCACCAATCGCTTCTCGACGGTGTCGGACACCTTGCGGGAAGCGAACAGGGGCGGCTCGTGAACGGGCTGGTGTCCCTCGAGCTCCGGCAGCGCGTCAACGCTTTCAGTGAGGCCGTGGAGGCCTTCCAGGCTCAGATGCGGCGCTGGCCCGAATTCGTGGTCGTCGCCGTCCTTGACACGTCGTTCTTCATCGAACACGAAGTGAAGCTGGAGGAGGCCGACTTCGCGAAGCTTCTCGGCGTTGAGGGCCGCCTGCCTGTGGCAGTCGTGGTACCGATGGTGGTCGTCGACGAACTGGACAAGCTGAAGGAGTCAAGGAACCAGCGCACCCGATGGCGGGCCGGGTACAGCCTGGCTGTCCTCGACCGGCTGTTGACCGAGAAGGTATCCCTCGGCCCGAGCAAGGTCGAGGTGCTTACCGACACCCCGGGCCACGTGCGGCTTCCTGAGGCGGACGACGAGATCGTCGACCGAGCCCTGGCCGTCTACGCGATGGCAGCAGGCGACGTGCAGCTGGTCACGTACGACACAGGCATGGCTATGCGGGCGAAGATGCTCAACCTGCCGGTGCTGAAGCTGCGCAACGACGCCGGGACGGGGATCGAGCCGGATCGAAAGTAG
- a CDS encoding DUF305 domain-containing protein — MSRPARPDRPVPRTYWVAGTAVLLALLFAAAATVAAANGGGSAGSGPSDRTAAPRTPELRSPDAGFARDMAVHHQQAVEMSFIVRDRTQDEAVRTLAYDIANTQANQRGMLLGWLDLWGLPKVVAGEPPMSWMGTSGGHGGHAGHDAAKPGALMPGMATKEELDQLGAASGRDAEVLFLQLMTDHHKGGVTMAEGCAQQCGTPVERALAQGMVDAQRSELTLMADMLRQRGAAPRG; from the coding sequence GTGAGCCGCCCGGCACGCCCGGACCGTCCCGTCCCCCGTACGTACTGGGTCGCGGGCACGGCCGTCCTGCTGGCCCTGCTGTTCGCGGCGGCCGCCACGGTGGCCGCCGCGAACGGCGGCGGTTCCGCCGGTTCCGGCCCGTCGGACCGTACGGCGGCGCCCCGCACTCCGGAGCTCCGGTCACCGGACGCGGGCTTCGCCCGGGACATGGCGGTGCACCACCAGCAGGCGGTGGAGATGTCCTTCATCGTCCGCGACCGCACCCAGGACGAGGCGGTGCGCACCCTCGCCTACGACATCGCCAACACCCAGGCCAACCAGCGGGGCATGCTGCTCGGCTGGCTGGACCTGTGGGGGCTGCCGAAGGTGGTGGCCGGCGAGCCTCCGATGTCCTGGATGGGGACGTCGGGCGGCCACGGCGGGCATGCGGGGCACGACGCCGCCAAGCCCGGCGCGCTGATGCCGGGCATGGCCACCAAGGAGGAGCTGGACCAGCTGGGCGCCGCCTCGGGCCGGGACGCGGAAGTCCTCTTCCTCCAGCTCATGACCGACCACCACAAGGGCGGCGTCACGATGGCCGAGGGCTGTGCGCAGCAGTGCGGGACCCCGGTCGAGCGGGCGCTGGCTCAGGGCATGGTCGACGCGCAGCGCTCGGAGCTCACCTTGATGGCGGACATGCTGCGCCAGCGCGGAGCCGCGCCGCGCGGGTGA
- a CDS encoding glutamine synthetase family protein — MDKQQEFVLRTLEERDIRFVRLWFTDVLGFLKSVAVAPAELEQAFDEGIGFDGSAIEGFARVYESDMIAKPDPSTFQILPWRAEAPGTARMFCDILMPDGSPSFADPRYVLKRILAKTSDLGFTFYTHPEIEFFLLKDKPLDGTRPVPADNSGYFDHTPQNVGMDFRRQAITMLESMGISVEFSHHEGAPGQQEIDLRYADALSTADNIMTFRLVMKQVALEQGVQATFMPKPFSEYPGSGMHTHLSLFEGDRNAFYESGAEYQLSKVGRSFIAGLLKHAAETAAVTNQWVNSYKRIWGGSSRSAGAGGEAPSYICWGHNNRSALIRVPMYKPGKTGSSRVEVRSIDSGANPYLTYAVLLAAGLKGIEEGYELPAGADDDVWALSDAERRAMGIEPLPQNLGEAISLMERSELVAETLGEHVFDFFLRNKKQEWEEYRSEVTAFELRKNLPVL; from the coding sequence ATGGACAAGCAGCAGGAATTCGTCCTCCGGACGCTTGAGGAGCGCGACATCCGCTTCGTGCGCCTGTGGTTCACCGACGTACTGGGCTTCCTCAAGTCCGTCGCGGTCGCGCCGGCGGAGCTGGAGCAGGCCTTCGACGAGGGCATCGGGTTCGACGGCTCCGCGATCGAGGGCTTCGCGCGGGTCTACGAGTCCGACATGATCGCCAAGCCGGACCCGAGCACGTTCCAGATACTGCCGTGGCGCGCGGAGGCCCCCGGGACCGCCCGGATGTTCTGCGACATCCTGATGCCGGACGGCTCGCCGTCCTTCGCGGACCCGCGCTACGTCCTCAAGCGCATCCTGGCCAAGACCTCGGACCTGGGCTTCACCTTCTACACCCACCCGGAGATCGAGTTCTTCCTGCTGAAGGACAAGCCGCTGGACGGCACCCGCCCGGTCCCGGCCGACAACTCCGGCTACTTCGACCACACCCCGCAGAACGTGGGCATGGACTTCCGCCGCCAGGCGATCACCATGCTCGAATCGATGGGCATCTCGGTGGAGTTCAGCCACCACGAGGGCGCCCCCGGCCAGCAGGAGATCGACCTCCGCTACGCCGACGCGCTCTCCACGGCCGACAACATCATGACCTTCCGCCTGGTCATGAAGCAGGTGGCCCTCGAGCAGGGCGTGCAGGCCACCTTCATGCCGAAGCCGTTCTCGGAGTACCCCGGCTCGGGCATGCACACCCACCTGTCCCTCTTCGAGGGCGACCGCAACGCCTTCTACGAGTCGGGCGCCGAGTACCAGCTCTCCAAGGTCGGCCGCTCCTTCATCGCGGGCCTGCTGAAGCACGCCGCCGAGACGGCGGCGGTCACCAACCAGTGGGTCAACTCCTACAAGCGCATCTGGGGCGGCTCCTCCCGCAGCGCCGGCGCGGGCGGCGAGGCCCCGTCGTACATCTGCTGGGGCCACAACAACCGCTCGGCCCTGATCCGCGTCCCGATGTACAAGCCGGGCAAGACGGGCTCCTCGCGCGTCGAGGTCCGCTCGATCGACTCGGGTGCCAACCCGTACCTCACCTACGCCGTCCTCCTCGCGGCCGGCCTCAAGGGCATCGAGGAGGGCTACGAACTCCCGGCGGGCGCCGACGACGACGTCTGGGCCCTCTCCGACGCCGAACGCCGCGCGATGGGCATCGAACCCCTCCCGCAGAACCTCGGCGAGGCCATCTCCCTGATGGAACGCAGCGAACTGGTCGCCGAAACCCTCGGCGAGCACGTCTTCGACTTCTTCCTCCGCAACAAGAAGCAGGAGTGGGAGGAATACCGCTCGGAGGTCACGGCCTTCGAACTCCGCAAGAACCTCCCCGTCCTGTAA
- a CDS encoding DUF3105 domain-containing protein, which yields MASKSGRTNQNTDPNSRQARIAEMRRADQIRERRNKAIAITVASAVVVGLVGFGAWVLIDQKQAEQRKQAAAEKIRKEAEEIRKQPVAGEQLWDAKTLGRNHVETPVKYEMNPPVGGDHHPRWMNCNGDVYKNPVPEVNAVHSLEHGAVWVTYNEKAPKADVDKLAATVGKTPYTLMSPIKEQTGSIMLSAWGKQLTVDGADDPRVSQFFTKYVQGEQTPEPGAACTSGLAGK from the coding sequence ATGGCCAGCAAGTCCGGCAGGACCAACCAGAACACCGACCCGAACTCCCGTCAGGCGCGCATAGCCGAGATGCGCCGCGCCGACCAGATCCGGGAGCGGCGCAACAAGGCCATCGCGATCACGGTCGCGTCCGCCGTCGTCGTCGGCCTCGTCGGCTTCGGCGCTTGGGTGCTGATCGACCAGAAGCAGGCCGAGCAGCGCAAGCAGGCGGCCGCGGAGAAGATCCGCAAGGAGGCCGAGGAGATCCGCAAGCAGCCGGTCGCGGGCGAGCAGCTCTGGGACGCGAAGACGCTGGGCCGCAACCACGTCGAGACCCCGGTGAAGTACGAGATGAACCCGCCGGTCGGCGGTGACCACCACCCCCGCTGGATGAACTGCAACGGTGACGTCTACAAGAACCCGGTGCCGGAGGTGAACGCCGTGCACTCGCTGGAGCACGGCGCGGTCTGGGTGACGTACAACGAGAAGGCCCCCAAGGCCGACGTGGACAAGCTCGCCGCGACCGTCGGCAAGACCCCGTACACGCTGATGAGCCCGATCAAGGAGCAGACCGGCTCGATCATGCTCAGCGCGTGGGGCAAGCAGCTGACCGTGGACGGCGCGGACGACCCGCGGGTGTCGCAGTTCTTCACGAAGTACGTGCAGGGCGAGCAGACCCCGGAGCCGGGCGCGGCCTGCACGAGCGGGCTGGCCGGCAAGTGA